In Thiohalobacter sp., the following are encoded in one genomic region:
- the rpsD gene encoding 30S ribosomal protein S4, whose amino-acid sequence MAKYTGPKCRQCRREGTKLFLKGEKCYTSKCPVENRPFPPGQHGQRRTRLSDYALQLREKQKLRRIYGVLERQFRSYYKEAARRKGSTGENLLQLLESRLDNVVYRMGFSASRSEARQLVRHNAILVNGRKLNIPAAQVRPNDVISLSEKARNQSRVQAAMELAQQRGIADWVQVDPKKMEGVFKSVPERSDLPSDIQEQLVVELYSK is encoded by the coding sequence ATGGCAAAGTATACCGGTCCCAAGTGTCGTCAGTGCCGTCGTGAAGGCACCAAGCTCTTCCTGAAGGGAGAGAAGTGCTACACGAGCAAGTGCCCCGTGGAAAACCGCCCCTTCCCGCCGGGCCAGCACGGCCAGCGACGTACCCGCTTGTCCGACTATGCGCTGCAGCTACGCGAGAAGCAGAAGCTGCGCCGCATCTACGGTGTGCTCGAGCGGCAGTTCCGCAGCTACTACAAGGAAGCCGCGCGCCGGAAGGGTTCAACGGGCGAGAATCTGTTGCAGTTGCTGGAGAGCCGTCTCGACAACGTGGTCTACCGCATGGGCTTTTCCGCCTCGCGTAGCGAGGCGCGTCAGCTGGTGCGGCACAACGCCATTTTGGTGAATGGCCGCAAGCTCAACATTCCGGCTGCCCAGGTGCGGCCCAACGATGTCATTTCGCTGTCCGAAAAGGCACGGAACCAGTCCCGCGTGCAGGCCGCCATGGAGCTGGCGCAGCAGCGTGGCATTGCCGACTGGGTGCAGGTCGATCCCAAGAAGATGGAAGGCGTGTTCAAGAGCGTTCCCGAGCGCTCCGATCTCCCGTCGGACATCCAGGAACAGTTGGTGGTCGAACTGTACTCCAAGTAA